One window of Catharus ustulatus isolate bCatUst1 chromosome 3, bCatUst1.pri.v2, whole genome shotgun sequence genomic DNA carries:
- the CCN2 gene encoding CCN family member 2 produces the protein MRGMSLFVRGPIQPIGEAAPPPPIKGRPCRHSAVTQPLSRRTRTERSRGERSRAAATLRHSARRSPVRAAEEILPAGSSRLTSVPLVAWQPDAAACPTPPPRHPQAADRRRMVPSTLVPWAVALLLALLSPEAQGQECSGQCQCGTGPSPTCPAGVSLVLDGCGCCRVCAKQLGELCTERDPCDHHKGLFCDFGSPANRRIGVCTARDGAPCVFSGMVYRSGESFQSSCKYQCTCLDGAVGCVPLCSMDVRLPSPDCPYPRRVKLPGKCCEEWVCDEAKEQTAVGPALAAYRLEDTYGPDPTMMRANCLVQTTEWSACSKTCGMGISTRVTNDNAFCRLEKQSRLCMVRPCEADLEENIKKGKKCIRTPKISKPVKFELSGCTSVKTYRAKFCGVCTDGRCCTPHRTATLPVEFKCPDGEIMKRKMMFIKTCACHYNCPGDNDIFESLYYRKMYGDMA, from the exons ATGCGCGGAATGTCGCTGTTTGTCCGCGGCCCCATTCAGCCCATTGGCGaggccgcgccgccgccgcctaTAAAGGGGCGTCCGTGCCGGCACTCGGCAGTCACACAGCCACTCTCCCGCCGTACTCGGACGGAGCGGAGCAGAGGAGAGCGGAGCCGCGCAGCAGCCACCCTCCGGCACAGCGCCCGCCGCAGCCCCGTCCGCGCCGCCGAGGAGATCCTCCCTGCGGGAAGCTCTCGGCTCACCTCGGTTCCCCTCGTCGCCTGGCAGCCCGACGCCGCTGCCTGCCCGACGCCGCCGCCTCGCCACCCACAAGCCGCTGACCGCCGCAGGATGGTCCCCAGCACCTTGGTCCCGTGGGCCGTAGCCCTGCTGCTCGCCCTCCTCAGCCCG GAGGCTCAGGGCCAGGAGTGCAGCGGGCAGTGCCAGTGCGGAACGGGACCGAGCCCCACCTGCCCCGCCGGCGTCTCCTTGGTGCTCGACGGCTGCGGCTGCTGCCGCGTGTGCGCCAAGCAGCTGGGCGAGCTCTGCACCGAGCGCGACCCCTGCGACCACCACAAGGGGCTCTTCTGCGATTTCGGCTCCCCTGCCAACCGCAGGATCGGCGTCTGCACTG CTCGGGACGGCGCCCCGTGCGTGTTCAGCGGCATGGTGTACCGAAGCGGAGAGtccttccagagcagctgcaagTACCAGTGCACCTGCCTGGACGGCGCGGTGGGCTGCGTGCCCCTCTGCAGCATGGACGTCcgcctgcccagccccgactGCCCCTACCCGCGCCGGGTGAAGCTCCCTGGAAAGTGCTGCGAGGAGTGGGTCTGCGATGAGGCCAAAGAGCAGACTGCCGTGGGACCTGCGCTTGCCG CGTACAGACTGGAAGACACTTATGGTCCAGACCCAACAATGATGCGTGCCAACTGCCTGGTGCAGACCACGGAGTGGAGTGCTTGCTCCAAGACCTGTGGCATGGGTATCTCTACCAGGGTCACCAATGATAATGCCTTCTGCAGACTGGAGAAACAGAGTAGACTCTGCATGGTCAGACCTTGTGAAGCAGACCTGGAGGAGAACATCAAG AAAGGCAAAAAGTGCATTcgcacccccaaaatctccaagcCTGTGAAGTTTGAGCTGTCTGGCTGCACCAGCGTGAAGACCTACAGAGCTAAGTTCTGTGGTGTTTGCACTGACGGCCGCTGCTGCACACCCCACAGAACAGCCACCCTCCCTGTGGAGTTCAAGTGCCCTGATGGGGAGatcatgaaaaggaaaatgatgtTCATCAAGACCTGCGCGTGCCACTACAACTGCCCTGGAGACAATGACATCTTTGAGTCTCTGTACTACAGAAAGATGTATGGAGACATGGCATAA